The following are from one region of the Dermacentor albipictus isolate Rhodes 1998 colony chromosome 5, USDA_Dalb.pri_finalv2, whole genome shotgun sequence genome:
- the LOC135916147 gene encoding uncharacterized protein, with protein MSLGFALAFGFLAVAANAVHIERRPDLGEFQDERECFPYETPWLAVLRNFENDPYIGGNAKCIRVTQTAPLQGDVTENVVEYGHTEKVRNKVTLMSTEGYHHKNLMNVTFLEGPGKGAHLLLFSMYSDCDKCKVYRNPYAGEDACTLFVPASRARQIDPACQFIFNLLCGSDKHYHLLDDSCTF; from the exons ATGTCGTTAGGCTTCGCACTCGCGTTCGGCTTTCTCGCTGTTGCTGCCAACGCGGTACACATCGAGCGCAGGCCGGATCTTGGGGAATTTCAAGATGAACGCGAG TGCTTCCCGTACGAGACACCGTGGTTAGCCGTGTTGAGAAACTTCGAGAACGACCCGTACATCGGCGGCAACGCCAAGTGCATCCGGGTCACGCAGACGGCTCCTCTCCAGGGCGACGTCACTGAGAACGTCGTCGAGTACGGACACACCGAAAAAGT GAGAAACAAGGTTACACTGATGAGCACAGAAGGGTACCACCATAAGAATCTGATGAACGTCACTTTCCTGGAAG GACCTGGAAAGGGAGCCCACCTCCTGCTGTTCAGCATGTACTCCGATTGCGACAAGTGCAAGGTGTACAGGAACCCTTACGCCGGCG AGGACGCTTGCACGCTCTTCGTGCCGGCAAGCAGGGCCAGGCAGATCGACCCTGCGTGCCAGTTCATATTCAACCTGCTCTGTGGCAGCGACAAGCATTACCACCTGCTGGACGACAGCTGCACTTTCTGA